The Arachis ipaensis cultivar K30076 chromosome B03, Araip1.1, whole genome shotgun sequence region gatcagaagaagtcttactatacccatgaccttccatgaaggaatcaaacttTGTGTACCACTGCCTTGGAGTTTGCTTCAAcccatataagctcttcttcaacttgcatacaaggTGCTCCTTTCCTTTAACCTCGAAACTCTCTGGTTGCTCCATGTAAATTTCTTTATCTATGTCACCGTGAAGGAATGCAGTCTTCACATCAATCtgctcaacctctaaattcaagctagcCGCCAACCCAAGCACAACTCGAATAGAGGACATCTTCACAACTGGAGAgaaaatctcctcaaaatcaatacctttcttttgctcaaagcctttcacaaccaatcgagctttgtaccttggccgtgagacattttcatccgctttcaatttgaacacccgtttattcttgaatgctctcttacccttcgacaacttcaccaattcaaaagtatgattctcatgcaaggatttcatttcTTTGTGCATGGCCTTCAACCAATCTTCCTTATGCTCATCAGACATAGCTTCCTGGTAGCTCTCTGGCTCCCCAGTCTCAGTgctcatcacatactcatgaggaGAATATTTTTGAGAAGGATGGCGCTCCctagtagatcttctcaattcaggCTCAACTAGTGGTTCAGGTGGAACTTCAATATCTGGCACCTCAGGTTGAGGTGTAGGTTCATCATGCaaatcatcaccatcattatcaactTGTACATCTCCCCATCAACAAGAGGTCTAGTGGAAGGACCAGGTTCATCATCAACAGAACGTCTAACAGTTATTGTTGGCTTATCTGTCTTCTCAAGAtcttcaatagtttggtcttcaagaaaaatcacatctcGGCTTCTAATTATCTTCTTGCTCACCGAATCCCATAATCTGTAACCAAAGTCTTCGTGACCATAACCCATGAAAATACACTGCTTTGACTTCCCATCAAGTTTAGACCTTTCATCTCTTGGAATGTGAACAAAAGCTCTGCAGCCGAACACTCTCAAGTGACTATAGGAGATATCTTTCCCTCTCCAAACTTTTTCTGGAACATCACTATTTAGTGGAACTGAAGGAGAAAGGTTGATCAAATCTACTGCGATCCTCATAGCTTCACCCCAAAAAGATTTAGGCAACTTTGcatgagagagcatacacctGACTCTATCATTGATAGTGCGATTCATTCTCTCTGCAACTCCATTATGTTGAGGAGTCTTAGGAACCGTCTTCTCAAACTTGATCCCATGTCCTTTACAATATTCTTCAAACGGACCCTATATTCACTACCATTATATGCTCGAACACATTTCAATTTCCTtcctgtttctctttcaacacttgcatgaaagtgtttgaagattccgagcacctggtctttagatttcaaaacaaaagcccacacttttcaagaataatcatcaataaaagtaacaaaatatgatgcaccacctagtgtcttagcatccatagtgcaaacatcagtgtgaactaaatctagaacaTGTGATCTCCTATGAGGTCCAGAATTATGAAATGATACTCTAGCATGATTTTTAACAAAACAATGAGTAcaagtatttaaagttgtacTTTTCACGGGAAGTGAGTGTTTCTTGGCTAAGACGCTTAGTCCTTTCTCGCTCAAGTGACCAAGACGTATATGCCATAAATCAGAAGAGGAATCATCAGCTACATTCACATCTTCTTTGCACAACTTTACTTGCAACCGGTAGAGAGTAGTAAGACTATTGTCTTCTCTAGCAACAATGAGAGTCCCTTTGGTAATCTTACATTTTTCACTACCAAAGGAAGTGCAATATCCATCTTGATCCAATGCCTTCACTGAAATGAGATTGAACCGCATATCTGGCGCATGCCtaacattcttcaactgcaacttgcaTCCCATGTTGGTTTCAAGCCACAAATCACCCATACCAATGATATCACACACTCCTTTATCTCCCAATTTGATCTTGCTAAAATTTCCAGTAGTATAAGAAGTGAAAAATTCATGCCTCGGAGTGACATGACATGAGGCACCAGAGTCCATAATCCAAGTGAAATCATCGCAGACaagattcacataattttcatcatatgtgataagaacatcttcataaCAATAGCAGCAGTCtctttatcactatctttatctttttcttcGTTTCTTCCCCTTGATTGTTTCcttttcaagaacctacaatacATCTTGATATGCCCCGGCTTCCCACAATAGTGACAAATGAACTCTTTTCTTGGTTTGTACTTTCCTCTTGACTTGCTTCGACTCTCTAACCTGTCAGAACTGTGAGgttttctactttgacttctcCCCCATGACTCTGAAACAAGTGCTTCTGATTGGGATGAGGCATTAGTCAAACCTCGCTCTTTTCTTCTGGCTTCTTCATTCAACATGCTCTCTTTAACCATTGCTAACGTCAACTTTCCTTTTGGAGCTGAGTTAGTCAGTGTCACAACCAGGGACGGACATATGCGCGCGCGCGCGCGCGCGCGCGCGGGGGACCctaaactttttaaaataaattaattttttataatcattATTAtagaaaagtataaaaaaattataacaatgaATGAAAAAATCTATAATCTTTAGTAATTATAAATCCAATCCGATCTGAAAAtaaatataatctgatttatgatttatttaaaaaatttttttaatttagtataaATTATTGAATACTGATAATTAGAAAAACGTGAGCGGNNNNATAttaattctctcaattctctctgtttcaactattacaactgagagatctttttcagcgatgaatattgtgaagaataactcataaacaaaatgaaaggttaattcctgctaattgtcttttaattatattgaaaagaaaattattgaaaaatttgACACATTCTATTATCGATAAATTTATGATACGAAAAATCGACCACTTCATTAATAAAAAgtatatacatattttttttactttaaaatatattctctatcgatattttttgtaatacattttacattatataattttttgtataattttttaatattatatatgttattggcccctccaaaataatatttttggatcCGTCCCTGGTCACAACCAGAACTTCCCAACTATCAGGCAAAGAGCTCAACAACAGCAAAGCTTGCAACTCATCATTCAAAGTGATCTCATTATTTGTCAGTTGGTTCACCGTCTCTTAAAAAATGCTCAAGTGCTCCATCATTGATTTACCTTCAACATACTCATATTGACAAGCTTCTTGACCAAGAATGCTTTGTTTTGCACATTCTTCCTCTCATATAACTCCTTCAATTTATTCTACATCTTCTCGACATTCGTTTTGGTGTCAACATGTGGATACACGCTAAGATCAagccattgcctaatcaaagcaacTGTCTTCCGATTCAGCTTCTTCCATTCAGCATCGGATTTAGTACCTTTGGATTTATCCCCCTCCACAGGATCATACAAGTCTTTACTATACAACATATCTTCCATGAGGATCTTCCAAATCGAGTAATTTTGAGAATTCAATTTGACGATATTCGGTCTATGAGTATTTTTCTCCATTTAATCAGCACAGAAACAAAaccaaagctctgataccactttgttggAAAAAACTCAACACAGGTTCAAacaagaacctgtctaacagcggaagcatcaaaaatattttttccacAACCTGTGTGATTAAATAGGCAATgccaaagatactccaagcagcaaatataatagcagaaattaaataatcagacaccagaattttaacgtGGGAAAATCCCCAAAAGAGGAACAAAAAACCCATGGGACCTAGTCTagtaaaatcttccactatcagaataatgTGTACacaaacagtctttttagtggcactagggcatctcaacaatcaacaaaatacatcaccaAAACTGGTGGAATCAACATAAATCCtccacaaagtgggtatctcaaattaggtaaaagagaaggcaatacaactagcaagttatcacttaatgttcatctctacaccagaaataacatactaaaatttcataagaaatggagcaAATTTACCAAGTCAATATGATCAAGGTTGGCATGCCCTTTTCCCCCAAATTCTTCTCCTCTTCGACGCCGCAttgttccctttttttttcttttgttttgtaaaTGAGAGAGAAAgcctctcttctctctccctcAGTGGCTTATAcgccacttttttttattttctttttttttttgttttaatatgtGTGGGTCCCACTTGAGATTGGGGATCTACCAAcaggtagggctggaagtgagtcgagCTGAGTCGAGCTAGACCAAGTTCAAGTTTGgctcacgaaaattgagcttggctcacgaCTCGACTTATTAACAatcgagcttatttcttaagctcaagctcggctcaccaaaaactcacgagctggctcgagctcacgagctggctcaaataagagaaacataaatacctaatctataattctatatcaataaattataaattttttatttatgtcctatattaaaattatatgtaaaaaataaatataaatattaaataattaagattgttataatatatatatatataatcgagccagctcACGAGTTAATGAGttgagcttatccaagctcaagctcgtctcatttaatttatgagctcaattccaggctcaagcttggctcaccagctcacgagcttagcttatTGAACtgttaacgagtcgagctcgagctggctcatgagctggcttaactcacttccagccctaccaACAGGTAGTATTATGGTAGTGTTTGTTGGATAGAGAACAAATAGATGGAATATGGTCATGAATATTCAGGGGCTAAATTGAAGTTgtgtttaaaagaaaaaaatagataatTTTAATGTTAGAAAATGAAAGTTGGCTATCCATAAGGATTAGAATAATGTGTGTTGATATAATTTTGGACCAAAaccataaaaagaaaagaaactagaTTGGGAACAAAACAAAAGCAAATACTAATTTTTAAGGATCAAATTGAAAGTTTATTTAAACTaagtatataattttaaaatctatATTGGGTTAAGTGTATTTTCAATATACTTTTGGTTAAACGAGGATGAtcatgataataaaaaaataaaaaaaataatatgaattAGAATGTATGATGATGCAATCTTGAACATTAACTATCTTTTTTAATATAATCATATTAAATAATCttgaatataaaaaaaacatttttgAAAATACTTTCCAAATCTATATATAAAGGATCGTTAAATAGATCAATAGAATAAATGACATTTTTGTTTCAACAAAAGGTTATGTTTTTAATGTTccataattaattttttcaagcTAGTCTTTTGTGCTCTCTAAAGCTACTCTCATCTATACAAATGTCAAATATTCATGGTATACAAAACattatgaaaattttcaaaatgacTTACAATTTTTTGTTATCTCCTTTCGTAGAGGCCTTTGTAATTCTATGGGTAATAACACCTTTATTGTATCAAGCGTGTGGAAATGCTTTTGATGAGAAGAAACCAAATCAAGAAGGAGGGTGTGATGCTTCAGTTGGAAATTGGATTATTGATGACTTCGATTATCCTCTCTATAATGCATCAACCGATTGCCCATTTATAGTAAAGGGTTTTGATTGCCTAAGAAATGGCAGGCCTGATCATGGATACCTCAAGTACAAATGGAAACCCTTTGGTTGTAACCTTCCAAGGTATTGTTTCTTGCCTTTATATTTCAATTTATATATGTTTGTGATTTACAAATTTTACTTTGTTTTGATTATCATATTAATTTTTCTGCGAATCATTTGTGGCCTTGAAATTATTTAGCCCCTCAAATTTTATagaagtttttttatttttcttaattttctacTTTGCAATCTTCACAAACAGTGTCGGTTGGTAGGTTTGACGGTCAGAAATTTTTGGAGAGAAATAGAGGAAAGAAGATAATGTTTGTCGGAGACTCCATAAGCAACAACATGTGGCAGTCACTGACTTGTTTGCTTCACATTGCAGTTCCAGAATCAAATTACACTATAACTACACAAAGAAAGAATCTTTTTGCCTTCTTATTTCCGgtaatctttttcaattcttctaTTGGTTTCAAATTTACTACTTTTTAAGCAAAATTAACATTATTCTATTATTTTGGGTCATAGGAATATGAAGCATCCATAATGTGGTTGAAAAATGGCTTTCTTGTGGATGTGGTTCGTGATAAAGAAAAAGGAAGGATTATAAAACTAGATTCCATTGAAACTGGGTTCCTTTGGAAAGACGTAGATGTCTTGATTTTCAATACCTATCATTGGTGGACTCATATTGGACAATCTAATAAGTATTATACTTTGAACCTCTTTTTCTTTAATGCAGATATACATTGCATGATATTTTCTTATAAAAGATACGTGAGTGTTCAATGTGTTTAACAGATGGGCTTATGTTCAAGTTGGTGACAAGATAATCGAAGGCATGGATTACATAGAGGCTTACAAAATTGGATTAACCACATGGGCTAACTGGATCGATTCTAACATTGATCAATCAAAGATTAAAGTTTTGTTCCAAGGAATTGCTGCTTCCCATTCTGGGTAAGTTTACAACTTAATAACTTAAGTTAAAATTGTGAGGTATCCTGAAAATAGTGGTTAAACAAAAGTTTGATATGGAAGAGAGGAAGTGAAACATGTTAATTTATACACGGTTATTGGGTTATTATGTACATGTTGAAAAttgtaaagaaaaagaaaacgctAAATGATACATATAAAAATTACTATGCAATATTTGAACAGTAACTTGTTTTGAAGAAatatttattattcttaattCCAAATGCACAGTAATATATTTGGAATGATTTAAAAGCTCACATCTATAAATAGTGAGGAGTTTTGGTTAGTTTTTATTAAACTAGTTAGTTTGAAACAGAAAGTAGTTAATAATTAAACTATTGAGAGATCTCTAAGAAAAAATAGAGAGTATGAATAACTTTTAAATAGCGTAAGATGTAGGTTTATCTAATAGAAATGTTTTTGAGTATTATGTCGATTATTTTTTGGTACTACAATTTTTGTAATACTCTCACCGGTAAGTCTGTCATGCTTAAGTCACACTAGTTTTCCACATAACTTTTTTCTTTCCCAACTAACATATATCCGTGTATAATATTACATGTGCAGGAGCCTGTAAATATCTTGTTCTTTCAATGGCATATATACACGTCATTGATAAACAACTAATATTTTTTGTACAAATGAGTCGGTCATACATGTAATTCCTTACTGTTATGTTCTATCAATGCGCCTTCTTTTCAGATATCTTTGCTTCAACAGCGGAGCAACTACAATTGTATAAAAATTTAAGCAAAGAATAATAATAGAATGTGTAATAAAAATATTACACGTGtacaaaaaattaatcattaaattagttattatctatttatatataaaatagctAGGTTTCGTCACTTTAATTATCAGATATGGAAAATTACAATACACTTTTGTTTAGAAATCAATCACTTGATTATTATATCAGCATTGTATAAAGTTAACCAATTAAGTTGTTAGGTCTCTATGTGTGTTCCATTATTCGCTAAATACACACACCTACTAGCTAGCATTGTGTAAAGTTAACCAATTAAGCTGTTAGGTCTCTATATGTGTTCCATTATTCCTTAAATATAGACACCTATTAACTATATAGAGACATATATATGTTGTATCTTATTATGAATATGATAAAGAAACTAGTTGACTAAAATAATAGTGAATTAGTGAGGTAAATAGAATTCACAAATAACTAAATTAAAGTATGCCTAATTTAATTCTACTTTAATTTGCTTAAATATTTCTATTTTTAAGAGTAACATACATATGTTTCTAGTTAAGGGCATGAATATGAAATTTGTGTTGAAATGGAGATTCTAGTGCTATAACTTCAAATTAAGTATATAATTAATCATAAAACACATgatattttattctcaatttttaattttaaaatttattattcaaatatttatttttccattacatTTTGAAGGGGAGTGAATTGTGTTGAACAAACTGAACCAGAGGAAGAGCTTGAAGCACCTCATCCTGGTTTGGACATAGCCAAGAGCATATTGAGTAACATGACAAATCCTGTTGATTTGCTTGACATCACTTTGCTCACACAACTAAGAATAGATGGTCATCCTTCTATATACTCAGGTAGAGGCACTTCCTACGTGGATTGCAGTCACTGGTGTCTAGCTGGTGTTCCTGATACTTGGAACGAATTATTATATGCTACTCTTATTCAAAATTAATATTATACAATTTTCTTTTGCATTTAGTTTTACATTTCTTTCTCCTTGAATTATG contains the following coding sequences:
- the LOC107634366 gene encoding protein trichome birefringence-like 42 isoform X1, whose translation is MSNIHGIQNIMKIFKMTYNFLLSPFVEAFVILWVITPLLYQACGNAFDEKKPNQEGGCDASVGNWIIDDFDYPLYNASTDCPFIVKGFDCLRNGRPDHGYLKYKWKPFGCNLPRFDGQKFLERNRGKKIMFVGDSISNNMWQSLTCLLHIAVPESNYTITTQRKNLFAFLFPEYEASIMWLKNGFLVDVVRDKEKGRIIKLDSIETGFLWKDVDVLIFNTYHWWTHIGQSNKWAYVQVGDKIIEGMDYIEAYKIGLTTWANWIDSNIDQSKIKVLFQGIAASHSGGVNCVEQTEPEEELEAPHPGLDIAKSILSNMTNPVDLLDITLLTQLRIDGHPSIYSGRGTSYVDCSHWCLAGVPDTWNELLYATLIQN
- the LOC107634366 gene encoding protein trichome birefringence-like 42 isoform X2 — translated: MAGLIMDTSSTNGNPLVVTFQVSVGRFDGQKFLERNRGKKIMFVGDSISNNMWQSLTCLLHIAVPESNYTITTQRKNLFAFLFPEYEASIMWLKNGFLVDVVRDKEKGRIIKLDSIETGFLWKDVDVLIFNTYHWWTHIGQSNKWAYVQVGDKIIEGMDYIEAYKIGLTTWANWIDSNIDQSKIKVLFQGIAASHSGGVNCVEQTEPEEELEAPHPGLDIAKSILSNMTNPVDLLDITLLTQLRIDGHPSIYSGRGTSYVDCSHWCLAGVPDTWNELLYATLIQN
- the LOC107634366 gene encoding protein trichome birefringence-like 42 isoform X3, which produces MAGLIMDTSSTNGNPLVVTFQVPESNYTITTQRKNLFAFLFPEYEASIMWLKNGFLVDVVRDKEKGRIIKLDSIETGFLWKDVDVLIFNTYHWWTHIGQSNKWAYVQVGDKIIEGMDYIEAYKIGLTTWANWIDSNIDQSKIKVLFQGIAASHSGGVNCVEQTEPEEELEAPHPGLDIAKSILSNMTNPVDLLDITLLTQLRIDGHPSIYSGRGTSYVDCSHWCLAGVPDTWNELLYATLIQN